The Intrasporangium calvum DSM 43043 sequence ACCCAGGCAAGTTCGAGCAACGTCTTCGTGGTTGGCCGCCACGACCTGACTACCCCTCTTCCATGACGCCTTCCACACAGCTTCTGTGTTGCGTCGTCCGTTGGAATCCACGTTGTCACAACCACCCCGGCCGTTCTCGCGCCCAGCGATGTGCTACCGAGACTCAGTGACTGGGGACCGGATACCCCAGCCTCTCCAGGGGCTCGAGCAGATGGGGGGTCAGCTTTCCTGCAACCACAGCGCCTGAACGACGGTCGCGAGCGGGAGCCGAGCGATCGCTTTCCGCTCTTCGTCCGAGGCCACACGCAGCGTCCGATTGGAGCGAGGGCCGTCCATGTCCACCGCGAACGAGTCGATGGCCGCGGACAGGGCTTGACCGAAGACCTCCGGCTGGGAGACGACGTCGGCGAAGATCGCGGCCGCTGCGCCGGGTCCGCCGAGCCGCGGGCCACGCTGCACCAACTCCAGTGAGAACGTCGGCTGGGTGCTGATGCTCCGCAGGTCGAGGCTGGGCGGGCCGGGCTCCCTCCGGCTCTCGGGGACCGCCGCCGCGTCCGCCTCTTCGATCGCCGCCACGCGGCAGGCCAAGTCCCACGCTGCCTGTACTCCGTTGAGCCACATCAGCACGGTCTGGAGGTTCACGAAGGGAGACGCGTACGGAAACTCCAGGCGTACCCCCTCCAGAGCCATCGGTTCGTCGGTGTACGCCATTGCGACCTCTTTCACAGCGCTGGGCCTTCCGAGTGTTCCACCGACCACTTTGCCCGGAACTGCTTCGAGAGAGGGGTCACACAGGCAGCGGGGGGTCAAAGGAGGGCAGACCCACTGGATCAGAGGTCGTTGCCGGCGTAGGACAGGTTGAAGCTCTTATTGGTCAGGGGGAAGTCAGGAACGATGGTGTCGGTGAGGCTGACCGGCACTGCGGGCCAGTTGAGGAAGGAGGGATCCACGATCTTCAGCCGTCGGATTGTCTTGTCGGGGGCCAGCTCGATCCGGTGGGCGATCGTGCCGCGCCATCCCTCGACCAATCCGACACCCGATGTCTGGCCGGCGATTGGGCTCAGTTTGCCCAGAGGCACATCACCACCGCCAACCAGCGCGAGAAGGTCCTTGACCAGGAGCGCGGAGGCGTGGAACTCCTCCGCGCGCATCAGGAAACGGGCCATGACGTCACCCTCGGACTTTGTCACCAGCTGCGCGCGGGTGGTGGCCTCGGTGAAGGGGTGGTCGTGGCGGGCGTCGATCCGGAGTCCGCTGGCGCGGGCGACGTAGCCCAACGTGCCCAGGTCTCGGGCTTGGTCTGTGGGGAGCACCGCGGTGTCGGTGAACCGGTCGCGCACCACGCTGTGGCCCAGTGCCAAGGTGACGATGCGGTCGGCCTCGGCGTCGATGTGATCTATGGCCGCGGCCGTGGGTAGGGTCTGCAGGCGGGCCCCCCCGGGGACGATCGCGCCGCGCAGCAGCCGGTGGCCGGTGGTCTCGGCATTGAGCCGCAGCAGCCGTTCCCGCAGTGTGAGAGCGTGCGCGTTGAGCAGTCCCTGGCCGACGTCGTTACACAGGGCGCCGATGTCGGTGATGTGGTTGTAGAGGCGCTCCAGCTCCAGGAGGACGGCGCGGATCAGCTGGGCCGGCGCGGGCACGGCCCAGTCCAGGGCTTCCTCGACGGCCAGGCTGAATGCGAGTGCGTGTCCGACTGAGGTGTCCCCGGCGACCCGTTCCATCAGCGGCAGCGCTTCGGAGACGGTGCGGCCCTCGGCGTGCTTCTCGATGCCGCGGTGGACGAACCACAGGCGTGCCTTGAGTTTGAGGATGGTTTCTCCGACGACGGAGAACCGGAAGTGGCCGGGTTCGATAAGGCCGGCGTGGATCGGGCCGACGGGGATCTCGTAGACGCCCGGCCCCTGGACGGTGGCGAAGGGGTAGGGCTGGTCCTCTGAGCCGAACGCCGGCGGTGCACCGGCATCGCGGCGCATGGGATACCAGCCCTGGGGCCAGTGTTGGTGCCGCACCAGGCGCCGAGGCAGGGGATGGTCGAGGGGGATGATGCCGTACAGGTCTCTCATCTCGCGTTCGAACCGTCCCGCGGGGAAGGACAGCCCGGCCAGTGTGGGCACCGAGGGCGCGTCCCGGTCGGTGGTGAGAACCAGTTCGACTCGGCGGTCGGGGTGACCGGCGAGGAAGAGGTAGACGACCCGGAACCGGTCCTCGTCCTCGTGTGCCGCGACCAGGCCCAGCCGGAAGCCGCTATCCAGCAGCTCGGTGGTCCGGGTACCCAGAGTGTCTGAGGTCACCTCGAGCTGACGGCGGCGGTGGTAGTGACGGCTCTCGACCGCCGGGAAATCGGTCGGGGGTGGGGTGTCGGGCCGGTCCGGTTCGCTCATCGGGCACCTCCGATCAGGCTGGCCGCTTGCAGCAGCTGGTCCAGCGGCCAGGCCACCATCCCCAGGACGGCGAGGACTACCAGGCCCAGCACCAGGGGGGACAACCCTGCGGCAGACCGGTCCACGGGCTGTCCGGGGGTCGGTCGTCCCAGAACCATGGGTGCCACGTGCACGGTGATGGCCACGAAGATGACCGCGACCAGAGCCATTGCGGCCGCGATCACCCATCCCAGTCCGGCCGAGGTGCCGGCCCGGGCCAGGCCGACCTCGCTGGCAAACAAGCTGAAGGGGGGCAGCCCGAGCAGGGCGGCGATTCCCGCGGCGAAGACAGCGGCGAGCGCTGGGCGCCGGACCAGCAGTCCGCGCACGGACCGGATGCTGGTGCTGCCCTCGGTGGCTAGGATCCGGCCGGCGCCGCAGAACAGGACGGCCTTGCCCAGGCCGTGGCCGACGATGTGCAGCAGCAGTGCTGCCACGGCTAGTGGAGTCCCGATCGCCACCCCAATGACGACCAGCGACATGTGCTCGATGCTGGAGTAGGCCAGCAGCCGCTTGTAGTCACGTTGGGCGATGATCAGCGAGGCGGCGAGAGCCAGCGAGCCGAGCGCGACGACCAGCAGCAGCAGCCTGACCTGGTGCTCACCCAGGCTGGGTGCCGCGATCACCCGGTATCGCAGCAGGGCGTAGACCGCGACTGGCAGCAGCACTCCCGACATCAGAGCCGAGACGGGGGCCGGGGCCTGACTGTGCGCGTCGGGCAGCCAGCTGTGCAGCGGTGCCATGCCGGCCTTGGCTCCGAACCCGAGCACCAGTAGGGCAAACGCGACCCGCATGACATCGGGGTCGAGCCGGGCTGCGCCGGCCGACAGTGCGGTCCAGTCCAGCGCCGCGGACTCGGCCAGCCCCGCGTGCCGGGCTGCGTAGTGCACCAGAACGGTGCCCAAGTAGGCAAGGGCGATGCCCACCGAGCAGATGATCACGTACTTCCAGGTGGCCTCCACCGAACCGCGGGAGCGGTGGTGGCCGACCAGGAACGCGGTCACGATCGTGGTCGCCTCGATCGCGGCCCACAACAACCCGAGGTTGTTCGCTACGACGGCCAGCACCATGGCCGTCAGGAAGGCGGGCAGCAGAACGCTGTAGGCGCGCACCCGCCGATCGGTGGTGTGGCCGCCGTTGATCTCGCCCTGGAGGTAGTCGACGCTGGCCGTGGTGGCGATCAGCCCGACCGCGCCGATCACGATGAGCATCACCGCCGACAGCGCGTCGACGCGAAGGGTGGAGCCGACCGCGGGTACTTCGCCGCGCACGTTGACCACGGCGACCGCGACGCCAGACCCGAGGATCACGGCGGCTGCGACGATGCTGGCTCGGACGGCGAGCAGCCGGTCGGTCCGGATGAACCACGCGGTCATGCTCACCAGCAGCGGCGCCGCCAGCGGCAGCACGGCGAGCAGGCCGCTCAGGGAGGACAGGGCCGGTGACGCGACCCCGCTGAGGTGGATCGGTGGGGAAGTCAGGTCAAGCATCAATCCCTCAGTCCTCGCAGCTCGTCGATATCGGTTCCTCCGAACGTGGCGCGGACGTGGCTGGTGACCACCAGCAGCACGAGCACGACCAGCAGCAAGTCCAGCGACACCGCCAGCTCGATCACGGCCGGGACCCCCGCGGTGAGCAGGAACGCGGTGGCGGCGATCCCGTTGTCCATCAGCAGGAACCCGACCACCTGGGAGATGGCGCGGCGGCGGGTGACCATCACGAACAGGCCGATCAGGACCATCGCGAGACCGACCGGTACCGCCCGGGTCTCCGGTCCCGGGCTCAGGGCGACAATCGGGCCGCTGACGGCGTACGCGACCAAGGTCAGCAACGAGGCGGCGAGGATCGACGCGGGGACATTGACCAGCGGCCGGGTCTCGCGTGCCTCGCCGCCGCTGCGTAACGCCCGCCGAAGCACCAACGGCAGCGCCACCCCCTTGAGCAGCAGCACGCCGACGGCTACGACGTAGAGCTCAGCGCTGTCGTGTCGGATCCCCAGCAGCATGGCGAGCAGAGCCAACAGGGCGCCCTGGACGATGAGCAGGCTTACCAGCGCGGAGAGCTGGCGCCGCCACAACGTCAGCACCGCAGCCAGCAGCAGGCCGCCGCAGGCGGCATACAGCAGCTCGGTGTAGACCTCGCTGGACAAATCAGGACCGCCTTCGATGGGTGAGCTGGGTCATGGTCATGCCAAGAAGAACGAGGTGGACACGGCGAGCACGCCGAACAGGAACGAGCCGGCCAGCAGCTCGGGCACCCGGAACAGTCGCCATTTGGCCATGAACACTTCCGCGGCGCTCAAGGCCGCGGCCGCGAGCCCGACTTTGAGCAGAAACACGAGGGCGCCCAGCGCCAACGCGACCGGCGTGGCCGCCCCGGGGATGCCCCAGGGCAGAAACAGGTTGACCCAGAGCCCGAGCAGGATCGTCAGCCGGATCGAGCTGGCCAGTTCGACCACAGCCAGGTCGCGTCCGGCGTACTCGAGGATCGTCGCCTCGTGGATCATCGTCAGTTCCAGGTGCGTCGTGGGATTGTCCACCGGGAGCCGACCGGCCTCCGCGACGACGACGATGGCCAACGCCGCCGCAGCCAGGAGCACCGCCGGCGAGAACACCTCGCCGGGTGCCTGCTGGCTGCGATCCACCAGCTGTCCCAGGTTGGACGAGCCGACCCGGACCGCCAACGCGAAACCGGTGAGCAGCAGTGTTGGTTCGGCCAGGGCCGCGACCATCATCGTCCGACTCGAGCCCATCCCGCCGAAGGCAGACCCAGTGTCCAGCCCGGCCAGCGCGAAAGCCACCGACCCCAGCAGCATGAGGGACACGACCGCGTACAGGTCCGCGACCGCGTCCAGCGGCGAGCCGGTCACGATGAAGGGGGCCACCGCAACCACCACCAGCGACGCGGACAGGGCCACGGCAGGAGCAGCGACGAAGACCAGGGAGGAGCCTTCCGGGCTGATCGCCTCCTTGCGGAGAAGCTTGCGCAGATCGCGCCACGGCTGTCCCACGCCGCCGCCGACCCTGCCCTCGAGGCGGGCTCGCACCTGGCGCATCAACCCGACCAGATACGGCGCGGCGACAACCACCACGACCATCTGGAGCAGCACCCCGACAGCACCCCACCAGCTCCAAGAGCCGTTCATGACGCCACCACCGCCGCGGAGATCAGCACGACGATGACACCGACGAGCCCGTAGGCCAGATACCGGTGCAGACTGCCGTTCTGGACCCGCCGGGCGAGCTGCGCCCACCGGTTCGCCGCCGCCAGGACCGGCGGATACAGGAGGGCCTCGACCCGGTCCCCCACGCGTTGCCGATACGTCACACTCTCCACCAGGTACCGCGACTCCGCGTAATGCGTGACGTCCACGTCCTGCTCCGGGCGCAAGACGTCATCGAAGACCCGGATCAGGGGCTCGGCATACGAGGTGGCCGTGTACTGCATCCGCGGGCTCAA is a genomic window containing:
- a CDS encoding NADH-quinone oxidoreductase subunit C, whose protein sequence is MSEPDRPDTPPPTDFPAVESRHYHRRRQLEVTSDTLGTRTTELLDSGFRLGLVAAHEDEDRFRVVYLFLAGHPDRRVELVLTTDRDAPSVPTLAGLSFPAGRFEREMRDLYGIIPLDHPLPRRLVRHQHWPQGWYPMRRDAGAPPAFGSEDQPYPFATVQGPGVYEIPVGPIHAGLIEPGHFRFSVVGETILKLKARLWFVHRGIEKHAEGRTVSEALPLMERVAGDTSVGHALAFSLAVEEALDWAVPAPAQLIRAVLLELERLYNHITDIGALCNDVGQGLLNAHALTLRERLLRLNAETTGHRLLRGAIVPGGARLQTLPTAAAIDHIDAEADRIVTLALGHSVVRDRFTDTAVLPTDQARDLGTLGYVARASGLRIDARHDHPFTEATTRAQLVTKSEGDVMARFLMRAEEFHASALLVKDLLALVGGGDVPLGKLSPIAGQTSGVGLVEGWRGTIAHRIELAPDKTIRRLKIVDPSFLNWPAVPVSLTDTIVPDFPLTNKSFNLSYAGNDL
- a CDS encoding proton-conducting transporter membrane subunit codes for the protein MLPLAAPLLVSMTAWFIRTDRLLAVRASIVAAAVILGSGVAVAVVNVRGEVPAVGSTLRVDALSAVMLIVIGAVGLIATTASVDYLQGEINGGHTTDRRVRAYSVLLPAFLTAMVLAVVANNLGLLWAAIEATTIVTAFLVGHHRSRGSVEATWKYVIICSVGIALAYLGTVLVHYAARHAGLAESAALDWTALSAGAARLDPDVMRVAFALLVLGFGAKAGMAPLHSWLPDAHSQAPAPVSALMSGVLLPVAVYALLRYRVIAAPSLGEHQVRLLLLVVALGSLALAASLIIAQRDYKRLLAYSSIEHMSLVVIGVAIGTPLAVAALLLHIVGHGLGKAVLFCGAGRILATEGSTSIRSVRGLLVRRPALAAVFAAGIAALLGLPPFSLFASEVGLARAGTSAGLGWVIAAAMALVAVIFVAITVHVAPMVLGRPTPGQPVDRSAAGLSPLVLGLVVLAVLGMVAWPLDQLLQAASLIGGAR
- a CDS encoding respiratory chain complex I subunit 1 family protein, which encodes MLLQMVVVVVAAPYLVGLMRQVRARLEGRVGGGVGQPWRDLRKLLRKEAISPEGSSLVFVAAPAVALSASLVVVAVAPFIVTGSPLDAVADLYAVVSLMLLGSVAFALAGLDTGSAFGGMGSSRTMMVAALAEPTLLLTGFALAVRVGSSNLGQLVDRSQQAPGEVFSPAVLLAAAALAIVVVAEAGRLPVDNPTTHLELTMIHEATILEYAGRDLAVVELASSIRLTILLGLWVNLFLPWGIPGAATPVALALGALVFLLKVGLAAAALSAAEVFMAKWRLFRVPELLAGSFLFGVLAVSTSFFLA